Proteins found in one Sorghum bicolor cultivar BTx623 chromosome 1, Sorghum_bicolor_NCBIv3, whole genome shotgun sequence genomic segment:
- the LOC8066279 gene encoding EID1-like F-box protein 1: MSLVVKRYRCTHSASCACLKGQVREDAMYLVFKHMNWNPKMIAILSSVCKWFDEFAKRVLWKEFCNARAPKMMKDLHSDGSHIVDGNWKALGKLLIYCAGCPSGDLFSNVQDPIRGHFVYRTCFSRTLGKSLLAPQCRSDALYVSESCEHLDQGEEGDLGLFRGIFKSFAASEMKKMLIESQAKFHPNEMCPYCKTKLWNLMQPNMIPSSAAVRLGAEDGSAEYYVCLNGHIFGSCTLIPISDSEDTKEE; encoded by the coding sequence ATGTCATTGGTGGTGAAGCGGTACCGATGTACGCACTCTGCGAGCTGTGCTTGCCTCAAGGGCCAGGTCAGGGAGGATGCTATGTATCTCGTGTTCAAACACATGAATTGGAACCCGAAGATGATTGCTATCTTATCCAGCGTATGTAAgtggtttgatgaatttgccaaGAGGGTGCTCTGGAAGGAATTCTGCAATGCCAGGGCACCAAAGATGATGAAGGATTTGCACTCTGATGGAAGCCATATTGTTGATGGCAACTGGAAGGCTCTAGGGAAGCTTCTTATCTATTGTGCAGGGTGCCCTAGTGGAGACCTGTTTAGTAATGTCCAGGATCCAATCCGAGGGCACTTTGTCTACAGGACCTGTTTTTCTAGGACATTGGGGAAGAGCTTATTGGCTCCACAGTGCAGGTCTGATGCGTTGTATGTCTCAGAGTCCTGTGAACATCTTGACCAGGGTGAGGAAGGTGACTTGGGCCTCTTCCGGGGTATCTTCAAGTCATTTGCtgcgtcggagatgaagaagATGTTAATTGAGAGTCAGGCAAAGTTCCATCCAAATGAGATGTGTCCTTATTGTAAAACAAAGCTATGGAACTTGATGCAGCCAAATATGATACCAAGTAGTGCTGCCGTGAGATTGGGTGCAGAAGATGGTTCTGCTGAGTACTATGTATGCCTTAATGGCCACATCTTTGGTTCATGCACTCTGATACCCATATCCGATTCTGAGGACACAAAGGAAGAGTGA